From the Tachysurus fulvidraco isolate hzauxx_2018 chromosome 21, HZAU_PFXX_2.0, whole genome shotgun sequence genome, the window GGATTGATGTAAGAGATGACAGAAATGTCTGTGACATGACAGAGAGATGACAGAGATGACAGTGCCTACTGAGGCCTGCTTTGAAACTGCACGATAATTCAAATGTCTTAACTTTAGCAAAATATCCTCCAAATGAATATGATAATAGCAGACTGTAAATTTGTAATCCTTGAGGCGATTACAAATTATTACAAATTTTTCTTCCACAGCCTTGGCTTTTCACAAAGACAGATTTATTGAGGGCCGCACACACCATTTGAACTAGAAAGTTaagtatttcatttatataaatcatatcttacattatttaaagcattttaatgaGTCACTTAAATGCTAATGTGACTATAAAATGCTTTGCTGTGTAAAGAGATCCATATCTTCAAGCATGCTGGAAAACCCTGAAGCAGTGCCTGAGATATACATAGTGGACGATCCGCATGAATCACAAATCCTGAATCATTTGAAATGTTCTTGCTAAAAACGAATCATTTGTAATGTTCTTGCTAAAACAATTGCATCAAACAAGTCATGGCAAATTAAAGATAGAGAAAAGAGCATGATTGAGACTGCACTGAACAGCACTGAACAGATCTAAGTAGACAATCAAGAAGACAAATTGTGACAATACTTTCTTGCAAACAAAGacaaactgtaaacacaccagatgtatatatgtatttgcTACAGTGTAGAGTAATTTACTTGAATGCAGTAAAAGCTAAATCAATCTTGCTGTATCTGTGAAgtgttatacaaaaaaattgaaatgtaaagtaaaatctGTGAATATACAGATGGCACAGAGACATGCTGCAGATCTTACTCTTCTGGGGCCGTTGCTTTTCAACTCGAACACGTCCATAGTGTAGTTGACTCGGCGGCCATAGTGGTCAAATTGGACATTTCCTGTTAATCCTTGGAGCCGGACCTGGATTGCGGTGATAAACAATGTAATTACTGCTTATCCAGCTGCTGCCCCTCACACTCCCATTACTCTGCCGCTTCTGCTTGCTCTTCAATTATTCTCCTCTCTAAGCTTAACATTTTGCATTGCACTCTCACTATCACCCTTACCTCAACACTTTATCTAACACCACTTCCGTTTATTCACCACATACTATTTTCACCTTCATAGAATAGGTTagttctctctccctctctattttttcataaatatacAGCCCTTCTAGAGGTCACAGCAGTTCCAGTGGGGTAAAACCATAAATAAGTATTAGTGACAAAGATATCCCAGTCAACATACACCACTGCAGTGTCccccatatacacacaacatacagtagatCTATAATTGGGggacaatgaaataaaaaacattgtgGCTTTATTATACCATGGGGGCAAATATTTTCTCCCTCAGAGGGGAGCTTCACTGACAATTAATATTCTCTATAAATTTTTTATCTAAAAGCTGTTTCTGTCAGTTACGCAGACTAATCTAAGAAGATAAATAGCTCGTATGACAAGTTCCTGTGACTAAAAGCCACTTACTCAAACTGTCAACTAATTAGTTAATTTAGCTAACAATATTCCACACTAAGCATTACATTACATAGATCTAGTTGCAAATGCTTATGTTTTTAGTTTTGAATTTAACCAAGTTTTCTTATATTTATCTACAGCTAGCTGATTTTGCATTATTGTACAACAAATTCCACATTGTGacgattaaaacaaaaaaagcaggGTATTTTACCCCACTGGCACTACATAGGCTTAGTAATCCACTATTTCCTGGCTCTGCATACCTGTTTTAGAGTGCGCTCCATGTCGATGCCTTGGTTCCAGGGAGCTGCCGGATTTGCCAGACAGTCTCCAGCATTGCCCCTACGCATGATGTCCACCTTCTGCCTGCGCAGGTTCCTGAAAGCTTCTGCCATCACCATCACTCCGTCATACGTCAGAGCAGAGGTGTACTGCATAGAGAGAAGGTTAGTTAAAGGTCATCTAAATACCACGTATCCTGTACAGCACCTCGTTCAAATGCATACCACCTCCACCTCTGGGCTTTGTGCTTCATTCTCTGAAGAAACAGAAATATTGGATTAttgaatataatattattataataattatttttatgtcttttaaaTCAACAacagctttaattttttttgtacatactaTAGAACAGgatatttttgacatttttttttaaatccctacTTCCGCAAGGGtgggttttaaataaaattgtagtAAAATATCATAGAAACAATATTATGTGTTCACCTATGTTAACATTTagaatttgtattattattaataataaatagaaaattaattattactaATTTTATCTACTGCTTTACTATTTCGGTTTTAATAAGATAAGTTTGCAAACTTTGCTGGCTTCTTCACACCAAATAGCTACCAATAATTAGCTacagtattagtattagtagtagtacagtTTACTTTTTTACCTCTGCATTATTTCAGTAAAGAAAAACTATACATTCTGACAAAGAATATACTATATACAACAGACAGTTCCCAATAACTAGCTACCTAGCTGTGGTGTGGGCGGAACTAGCTAGTTAGTGGCAACTATCTTGTAAGAAAATGTTAGCAAATACCTTATTTTATGTAAACTATACCTACaggtaaatgttaaatatagtTTAAAAAGAACAAGTTGTAATTATACCCAGAATTTGATGCTAAATACAATATTGAAAAGTGAAAAGGGGTTAGATGCTGATGACATTTTAACCTTTGCCTAGCTCTTGTTTTCCAGAAACATCTGTTACAAAGAAAAATTATGGTCAaaccagtaaaaaaaattatagccATGTTGAATATGTTATAATTTTTGTATAAAGGTTGCACGGTCCGTAGTCTTTTTATGGTAGATGTGAGACTCCACAAAAATTCCCTGGCTATTTGACAATTAAGGTAAATTTACGTTATTGTAGTATTAGTGATCAGACATATATAAAGCTATTTAAATATGATAAGCAAATGTTCATAGAACTGACACAGTGCTGAAATACAGCAGCAGCATCTTAAATAAGTAGACAGATGAGTAAAATGTGTTTGCTCACAATGTTTCAAAATACAAAAGTACAAAGCAGTACAATTCTGTGGATTTGCTGGTTCAGATAAAGAACAGCTGCATTACAGAAATGACGTCATGCTTCTATAGCACAAAAAATGGGTTCAGCGAGTGTGAAATATATAGTGTTTCAGCATGAAAAAGCTAAAACAAGCAAATGGGGTATGGAGATGGGAGAAGAGAGCACATTGAGTTAGACTCATACGATTGCATCGCTGGACATTTATTGAGCTATTTAAATTCCACAAGCATGTTTGGTTTCTGGGGCAGGAGCTTGAGGAGAAAAGGGTTAGAACTAGGAAGGACTAGTACATCCTGGgtatacagtgtatacacacatctgtctgtgctgttgacaaataaaagaaatgtgtggATGAGATGCGTGATATGAAGAAATGACTCACAGAAAtctttcttttgctctctctctctctttctctctctctctctctctctctctctctctctctctctcacacacacactttctccccCTCATCTCATATGTAAAGCTGCAAAGATACTTCATTTTCTCCGCTCTTCCCTCTTCTGCCCCTAGCCCCTAGTATATGTGTAGATGAGATGTGTGATATGGAGATATGACTcatagaatttttttcttttgctcactttctctcttctcaTATGTTAAGCTGCACGAGGTGCCAATATTTTAGCTCTGCTCTTCTGCCTTTAGCCCACGGGGCATGGATGATAATTACAGGGTatgcaaatgatttaaaaaaaataattataggcTGTCTGCAAGTTAAACATGTTTAAGTCGTTTAAATGCTACTTCAAAGATCACATTTGCAATAGTGACTTACCAAATACAAAAGTTGTTGAAACAACTCACACATAATTATAAATTGGTTTATGTTTATTCAGTTtcgagaaaaaaaatcaactgcCCATAgatgtgagtgaatgtgtggatgtgtgagCGCACAATGCCCCTTTCCAATCAGGAGCCCCTTTCATACCTCACACCCAGTGATCCAGGGATAGACCAgagcaaccctgaccaggataaaggaCTCACTAAAAATGGATGAgttacaaaatgaaatgaaaattcaAATGCCACTCAACAGTTAATATAAAGACACTGCTTTAAATGATGGCCAATGACCTTCTCTTAGGGCTTCTTTTATATAGTCATGCTGTTTGGAAACTTTATCATCCATGTTCAAGTACATGTGCTAAGGTAGGTGCATGTCATTCATGGGGTTGGGATTTAGTTCAAACAGTTGTTTCTCAGAGATTTTGAACCTAATCATGTTGATATTTGATGTTTTGCTCTCACTAATcggaaaacaaaatcaaataatcGCTGGGTTGCTAGAACACATGGCTAGCATCGGCCAATCAGCTTTCAGAACTCATTTTACAGAATTAGCATAAGTTTAGGAATTAGGAAGCCAGCAACTGTTGCAATTAGTTGAAGGTATTTATACTGTACCAACGTTTCCCATCAAGTGCtgataaaaaaatttaacatcATCAggttaataaaaattaaaaaaactttatttttgcaTAAAGTTAAAATGAGATAATCAGTTTGTTACCATTATCagtgtattattataatttccTGCTGAAAAAGAATGGGGCATTTTGGAGAACAAATTTGCTTTCAGTCTGCATGTCTGATCTGTGAACCGTTTACTCTGACCTGCCACTGTTAATAAACTCGATTTTAATCCTCCCTTCTCAATTGAATAAATATTCCTGCCTTTTCTTTCTGCCCCTCTGTTTCCATGCCTCACTGTTCAGCTGCTCTTATCTGTTTGAAGGCAGTTCAAAGCTTTGGGAAAAGGTGTAAGGTGAAGGATTGCtggcacagattttttttctttcacaaacaaaaacaccaaaccCATGGAGAGGCCTCAAGGCAAGAAACATCAGATCGTCAAAGGAGGTGAAGGAGGCAGACAGAAGAGCATGTGAGAAAAGGTGGGGATGAAGAAAGCAGAAGATGCGCTGAGAGTCTCACCCAGTGCTGCAGTCATGTATAAATGATCAAAGATGACGGGAGTTACGTCACTCCCTTAGAGTCATTAGAGTGGCTTTGGGCTGAAAAGCAGCCTGCTGTTAGCACCAGGGTGGGGGGTTAAAGAGAATACATTCAGCCCCATTCATCCTGTAGTAATGCCCTCTGTTTCATCTAGACCTCTGTGTTTCGGAGCGAGGGCACAAATTTATCTAAGCCTTTAAACAAGCGGACTGAGCCGGGTGCAGCTGCTAAGGATTCAGATGATGAACAGTATAGCACAGACTTCAGGGACTCTGAGAATAGCCGTGGCACCAAAAGAGCTTCAATTAAGTGCTAGGCGAGCATCAAGTGTGGCTTTGGCTATGCAAATAACACGATTTTTGAACAAACACGCAGAGAGAGCAAGCCATGCCAGATCCATGCTGTTAAACCTGCATTCAGTGTGTTACAATATGTATGAATAACAGATTTCTATGACTATATGTTATCAAATACACAACCTtataaacacccacacacacacacacacacacacacacacacacacacaaaaagaagaTCAATGCTGGCCAAGTGTCCCTTTGTGAGCCATTAAAACCCATAACCTCTTGAGGACACAGGTCTTGGCCCTCGCCAGCAGTGTATGCTTAGGAAAAGCCATCCTAATGCAGCAACCCTCAGGGCCAAGCCAAGAGGATTTCCTTCAGCTCTTCAATCTCGTGGCATTCTCTATAGACTGTCATCCTCATCAGCTCCCATGGGGATGTGCAATCAAGGTGAACGGAAAAGGACTGAAATGCAGCAGTGGCTCCGGTATCTCTGCCAATGTTATATCCACGATGGCTAATAGGAAACTGCTGATGCTGAAAGAAGCTTAATCATTGCATATACAGTGCATctataatatacagaataatACATGTGGGGCTTTGAGTGATGAAATGTACTAAACATTAGCAAACCAAGTATTCTGCTTAGTTTGTTATTAGTAGTGAGTTTGTCTCTGTTCAAATCCCTGTGAGAAATGGGGAGAGCTGAATATCTTATTTTAAACCAATAAAATATtctatatacacaaataaagtGTCTCATATATAtttaccacagtgctgttgctATGGCAATCCATAATCAGAAAGGAGGCACAGGGTCAAAACTATAGAGATGCAGAAAATCTTTCTTTGAAACAATAAGGCTaggacataataaaaaaaaaatcgttatTATGGAAAAGACTGCAACGAACAGTGATGTGCAGATGATACTGGAAACAAAACACAGGTGAACACAACTGGTGAATAAAAGAGTGGATACGGGTCTAGAACCAAAATATTATCATAGAATAGAaacctttaatttgtcacatatacattactgcacagtgaaattctttcttcgcatatcacaactttggaggttggggttgaagcacagggtcagccatgatacaacacTCTGAAGCTGaaagggttaaaggccttgctcaagggcccaagagtggcagcttggaagtGCTGGGGATGAACCCCAAGCCTCCGAtcgccaccactgccccatgtACAGagctcaaacccacaaccttggtGTTATTAACACCATACTCTATCCAGCTGAGCTCACTGGCCAAGTCATCATGTGATAATGATGCTTTTGCCATGGGACAAGACAAAACTGCTACTATCAACAAAGATCTGAGAAGCTTTCAGGGTTACTTGTTTAATTTCCAGAGTAGACCATGACTGGAATATATTTTAGCAGGAACTGGTTTATCTGAATCAAAGTGAGTTTACCTTCGGAGGTACGTCTGAACCGGGATACTCTCTCTGGTCCAGCTTATTCCAGCGCTGCAGGAGTTTAATCACCATAGGATTGCTGAAGTCCACCAGCTGAAAGCCTGTCACGTTTGCCCCGCCATGCATGAAACGCTCCAGATTGATGTCCTTAAAACCCTGTTGCGGTGGACAAAAGTGAGATGAAGAGAGGAAGGGAAATATTCAAGCTGGCCTGTGATAAGACTGATTCTGTAAACACTTGTCCCCCCTTCTTGCCCTCCTGAGCCAATCCCGAGCCTGTTCTGTTTTGTCACCGGCGCTGCAGCACGGAATATGAATTAGACTTGACGTCTTGAAAAGGAAAAGATTAACAAAGCCACACAGGGAGGAAGGAAGAGTAGGAGTTGAGGAAATATGgggaaaggaagagaagaaggaaaCAAAGAGGACAAAACAATTTCACTCACCAAATTAGCCATAATGTAATGGTAGCCTTTGACATGCTTGCCAACGCTCACGATctgtaaaaacaacacacacacaaggtcatCACTGTTCGCTCGACACCTGAATGAAATGCTTGTGCTACCAGCCGAGGGGGAAATCAGActtctgctgtttttaattAACAGCAATAATAGACACTGCCTCGGCTTATAATGTTCTGTCAGAGCAGAGATATTAAGTAAATACGGCCTCTCATATCTCAAAGACTTGTGACAGCGAAGGAAATTATTTTGAAAGGCAATCATGTGAAAATTGGTCACAGCATATAGAAAATGCTCTTGTGCACTAAATCATTGTAAACAGTTTTAAACTAGTTGTTTGTCAGggagattttttaaattatagtcACAGTTTACACCTGGTTTGGTCCAGATCTTGTATATGAGTTCCTGTCATAGATTTCTTATTTATGTATCCATGCTATATGCTAATCAGCCGTTAGCATCTCTGTTGACCTAATTTCTGGGTGCTCTACAAAAAAAGCTTGCCATATAAAAAATTTAGATTTGGATACCATGTGTAATTCTTGGATACACAGACTGTTTGATCCATAATTTTGAAAAGTATTTTATAGTAATTGGGTAAATAATTAATTCGATCTCTTGAGGTTTATCATTTCAGGGTTACTTTAACATTTTGTCTGGCCTAGAACAAAACATACATAGTTTATATGGACAGCTGGTGTCAGTTGGTAGGAGTTATTTCATTGCAATTGCAACTTCAAGTCTCAAAGGTAACAGGCTCTAAAAATGACAAACTAGTTATTTTATACAGTGCAGATAATAATGTCACAAACAAAGTTTTGATTGAAAAAAGTTTTCAAGAATTGTGTAGAAATCTTACCCTACAAAGATTTCATGGTCCTCTGAGGAGGGAATGCACATAtagtacatatacacatactaCATGATAATAAGTAAACAAAACCATCACACTGTTCCtctccaaactgttgccacaaatttTGAAGCACACGAATTGTGTAGGATGTCTTTGTATGGAGTAGATTTccgatttcccttcactggatcTAAAAGGCTCAAACCTGTGCACAcaatgagctccatgaagaaaTGGTTTGCCAAGGATATAGTGGAAGAACTTGAAtatcctgcacagagccctgagctcaaCACCACTGACTgcatcccagacctcctcaccaaaCACCAGtttctgatctcactaatgttcttataactcaataaacacaaattaccacagcCACCCTTTAAAATCGATTCTAAGGCTGCCCCATATGAGTGTAaaaggccttgctcaatggcccaggggtagcagcttggcagtggtAGGATATGAACATACAACCATCCAATCCGTTTACCAACATCCTAACTGTCCTTAGATCCTTAGATACTTTATTGGTGTGATtgcagccaatcatgtggcaacaacacaatgtatagaggcatgcagatacaggtcaggagattcagttaatgttcaactgAATCTCAGTGATCTGAGTAACTTTAACTGTGGCAtagttaaaaacagaaaaaagcctATTTTCATATGGACCATTAAGCATCACTGTGAAGTGTAACATGGCAAAGACAGGCAGAAATCCCATTTTTGGTGTCTTTGAGAGAGAAACGGATTTATGCTTGTACAGTATCTGAccttgtggtgtggtgtggtgtggtgtgatcaGGTTTAGATATGTTCTATTTATTGGGTGATTTTTCATACAATCATAACTGAACAGAGTCATGTGATACTCATTTGCTTTTTGAGTTTTACCTGTTCCAGCATGTTGGTGAGTCGTTCTGGCTCCAGGTCTATGACAAAGGTTTTCTCCTGCCTGCGGTCCAAATCCTCCAGGAGCTGCCGGTAGTTTGCATCGTTGAAGTTCTCCACGCAAATTGCACTGACCTGCCAGCCATTCTGACCTGCTTTCTCCATGATGGCCTGGAGGATAGAGTATCCTGTAGAAGAGAAGAGTCTGTCAGAATAAATCATTTCATGGATAGTAAGTATAATTCGCATGTTTTAAATGGTTCCTTAACTATTTATGGTTACCATTTTACAGTTTAGCAACCAAATGGTTCCTAAACTGTTCCTCAAAAACTTGTAACACATTTCCATTGATCATCAGTGCTGTGTTAACATAGTTTATGTGTTAAGTATCTAACACGATGCTGTTAACTCGTGCATGTACCGTCTTTTCTGTAGTACGGTGTGCTAAATTAGCATGCCAATAGTCTCCCATTTACAAAATACCATATATTAGATTAACTCATACTGTAAAACTTCTATCAAACTAacaaactttagtctaaatacaaaatgtgaaaaaccaGTATTTTATGATAAGTAATATGTAAAGCttagtgatgatgtcatgtCTCATTTGGTGAAAAAGAATAAACCCTGCCCAAATACATCAGATCCAGAGATGGCTGTTATTGGCAAAATTGGCAAAAAGTGCTGTTAGCATGCCAAACCGCACAAAATTGTCATTTTATGGGCATTTTAAGGTCATCATGTCGACAAAACAACCCCCTAGCAAGCAGTATCTGAATTGCAATTTTTCACACCAGCTCCTTTAAACCCTCAATAAAACAGATCTTGGACTTAGGCTCAGGCTTctgaaaaaaacatacaaagctTTGCTCCTGTGTTTATAAGTCACACTGGCAGGCACAAagctgcatgttctcccagctTTGAGACGTCTTTGGGGTTCTCAAAGCACTGATGAGTAGAGTTTTCATTTCAGCCAGCCACATTGCTGTGTTAGATATGCTAATGTGGctgctggagagagagacacccgCAGCCTCCTTGGGCCACTTGACTCCAGGATGAGCAGATGTCCATGTAAAACGGACCCTTATGGTCACAATCAGTAACTGGCACCACCTCCCTTTCGCTTTGATAATTAATGGATTAACCTATGCCTAATCTGGCAAGCCTGCAGTTTACCATTTGGgattcatgtgtgtttgtgattgctAGCCTACTGCTAGCATGTTCTACCATCCACAGCCTATATTTCCA encodes:
- the gria4b gene encoding glutamate receptor 4b isoform X6 — translated: MRISCHQLLLIFSCVRGLAMGAFPSSVQIGGLFIRNTDQEYTAFRLAIFLHNTSPNASEAPFNLVPHVDNIETANSFAVTNAFCSQYSRGVFAIFGLYDKRSVHTLTSFCGALHISLITPSFPIEGESQFVLQLRPSIRGALLSILDHYDWNRFVFLYDTDRGYSILQAIMEKAGQNGWQVSAICVENFNDANYRQLLEDLDRRQEKTFVIDLEPERLTNMLEQIVSVGKHVKGYHYIMANLGFKDINLERFMHGGANVTGFQLVDFSNPMVIKLLQRWNKLDQREYPGSDVPPKYTSALTYDGVMVMAEAFRNLRRQKVDIMRRGNAGDCLANPAAPWNQGIDMERTLKQVRLQGLTGNVQFDHYGRRVNYTMDVFELKSNGPRRIGYWNDADKLVLIQDQALLPNETSGMDNRTVIVTTIMPVLKNPYLRN